One segment of Anatilimnocola aggregata DNA contains the following:
- a CDS encoding DUF1592 domain-containing protein, which yields MNGRFLICSLFFLGITGFVLPTVSAAEDQSFERIIQPFLKQHCFDCHGAEEQQFQLRFDALRSVEAADRHLWTLLHEQIASGAMPPEGQPRPSDKDKQQVLAAIEKAQLALGRAATRRLNRRELAAALQDVSGLTVDLSYALPDDGKVDGFDTGADGLQDAADSVAQALAVTRRAVDGIRFRSESRAKLYAADVRDAKDVKKVFDAWKADGVTVNSGDVVSQPGTGWFIKPKWLPDRGGLTIRIPPPTQRGILRLKFVVSLQKPSPKIPDSQLWVEVGGRDVAYVEIDSSADAPQTLEYQIHLADVTADAKGLAITLTNRVEMPYEIDGYPNEDRSKPEEKIPNGGGLFRPAFDAKTLPITQQPVPLVVLHNFAIEADFQQQWPPADWKFGAGDLSDDRASAERLLVIWIERAWRRPVSVAEQQRFLGLYDQERKRGQDFDEALRAAFHAALMSGSFRYLSVPGPDNPHDQFAIASRLSFFLWGAPPDAELRGLASKNKLRDPAVLDAQVLRLLTDSRSELFFHPFVMQWLEMGQPITLAMDHIQKQDFRFGRNLKASLQQETIAYVTELLQQNRPARELIASNWSMHNDILARHYGYEKIHGGRLRRVTLKKDDPRGGGILSHAGIQSMLCWMGENWVIYRGAWTLRRILDDPPPPPPLEVPELIPSDGKNVGKSFKQLLVQHQEDARCAVCHKSMDPLGFAFQNFDLSGRWRESEFEKYVRNELDGKIEWRGSGKERPVDATGKLPRGETFTSFVECKQLLFQYYTDDIVRGWLKNVFLYSTGRKPEIADLAEIRQIMATHRPRGYPLRELLQSVVRSRAFLGERILTKE from the coding sequence ATGAATGGTCGCTTCCTTATTTGCTCGTTGTTTTTCCTAGGCATCACGGGTTTCGTGCTACCTACAGTTTCAGCCGCCGAGGATCAATCCTTCGAGCGCATCATTCAGCCCTTCCTCAAACAGCATTGCTTCGATTGCCACGGAGCTGAAGAGCAACAGTTTCAGCTGCGGTTCGATGCGTTGCGTTCCGTGGAAGCAGCGGACCGCCATCTGTGGACGCTCCTGCATGAGCAAATCGCCTCAGGCGCAATGCCGCCCGAGGGTCAGCCGAGGCCAAGCGATAAAGACAAGCAGCAAGTTCTGGCGGCGATCGAAAAGGCTCAACTTGCGCTGGGTCGTGCCGCAACTCGCCGGCTCAACCGCCGGGAACTGGCGGCCGCACTGCAAGACGTGAGCGGCCTCACGGTGGATTTGTCGTATGCTCTCCCCGACGACGGCAAGGTGGATGGCTTTGATACCGGGGCCGATGGCCTGCAGGACGCCGCCGATTCCGTCGCCCAGGCGCTCGCAGTCACTCGCCGCGCGGTGGATGGAATCCGCTTTCGGTCGGAGTCGCGAGCCAAGCTGTACGCTGCCGACGTGCGCGATGCCAAAGATGTGAAGAAAGTCTTCGATGCGTGGAAAGCGGACGGCGTGACCGTGAATAGCGGCGATGTCGTCAGTCAGCCGGGTACCGGATGGTTCATCAAGCCGAAGTGGCTGCCGGATCGGGGCGGTTTGACAATTCGCATTCCGCCGCCGACGCAACGCGGAATATTGCGTCTCAAGTTCGTCGTCTCGCTCCAAAAACCGTCGCCGAAAATTCCTGACTCGCAGTTGTGGGTTGAGGTCGGCGGGCGGGATGTTGCGTATGTCGAAATCGACAGTTCAGCGGACGCGCCGCAAACGCTGGAATATCAAATCCATCTGGCCGATGTCACCGCCGATGCAAAGGGCCTGGCAATTACCCTGACCAATCGCGTGGAAATGCCATATGAGATCGACGGCTATCCCAACGAAGACCGCAGCAAGCCGGAGGAGAAGATTCCCAACGGAGGCGGCTTGTTCCGCCCCGCGTTTGATGCCAAGACTCTGCCCATCACTCAACAGCCTGTGCCGCTCGTGGTGCTGCACAACTTTGCAATCGAAGCTGACTTTCAGCAGCAGTGGCCACCGGCCGATTGGAAGTTTGGAGCGGGCGATCTGTCTGATGATCGCGCATCGGCCGAGCGACTTCTGGTGATCTGGATCGAACGTGCCTGGCGACGCCCCGTTTCCGTCGCAGAGCAGCAGCGGTTCCTCGGGCTGTATGACCAGGAGCGGAAACGCGGGCAGGACTTTGACGAAGCGCTGCGGGCAGCTTTCCATGCGGCGCTCATGTCGGGGTCGTTCCGCTATTTGTCCGTGCCTGGACCGGACAACCCCCACGATCAGTTCGCGATTGCCTCACGGCTCAGCTTCTTCCTCTGGGGCGCGCCGCCAGATGCGGAACTGCGTGGCCTAGCCTCGAAGAACAAACTACGCGATCCCGCAGTGCTCGACGCCCAAGTGTTGCGGCTCCTTACAGACTCCCGCAGCGAACTCTTTTTCCACCCCTTCGTCATGCAGTGGCTGGAAATGGGGCAGCCGATCACCTTGGCGATGGATCACATTCAGAAGCAGGACTTCCGCTTTGGCCGGAATTTGAAGGCATCGCTGCAGCAAGAGACTATCGCGTATGTGACGGAACTACTGCAGCAGAATCGCCCCGCGCGCGAACTAATCGCCAGTAACTGGTCGATGCACAACGACATCCTCGCCCGGCATTATGGTTATGAGAAGATTCACGGCGGGCGGTTGCGGCGAGTTACGCTGAAAAAGGACGATCCTCGCGGCGGCGGCATCCTCAGTCACGCCGGCATCCAGTCGATGCTCTGCTGGATGGGTGAGAACTGGGTCATTTATCGCGGCGCCTGGACGCTGCGGCGAATTCTCGACGATCCTCCCCCACCTCCCCCGCTCGAAGTGCCAGAGCTAATTCCTTCGGATGGCAAAAACGTCGGAAAGAGTTTTAAGCAACTGCTGGTGCAACATCAGGAAGATGCCAGGTGCGCAGTCTGCCACAAAAGCATGGATCCGCTTGGATTTGCCTTCCAGAATTTCGATCTCAGCGGCCGCTGGCGAGAAAGCGAATTCGAGAAGTACGTCCGTAACGAACTGGACGGCAAAATCGAATGGCGCGGCAGCGGGAAGGAGCGGCCCGTAGATGCCACGGGCAAACTTCCCCGCGGCGAAACCTTTACGTCATTTGTCGAATGCAAACAGTTGCTCTTCCAGTACTATACGGACGACATTGTGCGCGGCTGGCTGAAGAACGTGTTTCTCTACAGCACCGGCCGAAAACCTGAGATTGCTGATCTGGCTGAAATCCGGCAGATCATGGCGACTCATCGCCCGCGAGGTTATCCGCTGCGAGAATTGTTGCAGTCCGTAGTCCGCTCGCGAGCGTTTTTAGGCGAACGAATACTGACCAAAGAATGA
- a CDS encoding WD40 repeat domain-containing protein, translated as MSKSWLLLLGLLCSIARSAEPEWSVSRGHERWVNSVSFSPDGKYLATASDDQSTKVWNKSSGKLHWEHSATTAVTVVAWSADGKQLVTGNWRGLVQVHNSSDGKLQVQWKSHRENITSLAMSSDGLLLATASGDDTCKIWDLATRRCLLTIDQQNEYDATCVAFSPDQQFVVVGDGENLLKLYRISSGELLLTFTGHAESISAVTFTPSGKQVISSSADDSVRIWDAATGGEVRVLLGHTDDVTSLSLSGDGTRLVSGSADRSVIVWDVATRKKTAQFAGFANSITAVAINADGQRVAIGTRHELRVKEVTK; from the coding sequence ATGTCGAAATCGTGGCTGCTGTTGCTTGGCCTGTTATGCTCCATCGCCAGGTCGGCGGAGCCGGAGTGGTCTGTCAGTCGCGGCCACGAGCGCTGGGTAAACTCCGTTTCGTTCAGTCCAGACGGCAAGTATTTAGCGACGGCTAGTGACGATCAAAGCACCAAGGTCTGGAACAAATCTTCGGGCAAACTGCATTGGGAGCATTCAGCGACAACTGCAGTCACGGTGGTTGCATGGTCTGCTGATGGAAAGCAACTCGTCACGGGGAACTGGCGGGGCTTGGTCCAGGTGCATAACTCCTCGGACGGAAAACTGCAGGTCCAATGGAAATCGCACCGGGAGAACATCACCAGCTTGGCGATGAGCAGCGACGGCCTGCTGCTGGCGACGGCCAGCGGTGACGATACTTGCAAGATTTGGGACCTGGCGACGCGCCGCTGTTTACTAACCATCGACCAACAGAACGAATACGATGCAACGTGCGTCGCCTTTAGCCCGGATCAGCAATTCGTGGTTGTCGGCGACGGCGAGAATCTGCTGAAGTTGTATCGCATCAGCTCCGGTGAATTGCTGCTGACGTTTACAGGTCATGCGGAATCCATCTCCGCGGTCACTTTTACCCCGAGCGGCAAGCAGGTCATCAGCAGCAGTGCGGACGATTCGGTGCGAATTTGGGATGCCGCAACCGGCGGTGAAGTGCGAGTGCTGCTCGGTCATACCGATGACGTAACTTCGCTCTCGCTGAGCGGCGATGGAACTCGCCTCGTTTCGGGCAGCGCCGATCGCTCGGTAATCGTTTGGGATGTCGCCACGCGAAAGAAGACGGCACAGTTTGCGGGCTTCGCGAATTCGATCACTGCGGTCGCTATCAACGCGGACGGTCAGCGAGTGGCAATCGGCACGCGGCACGAGTTGCGAGTCAAGGAGGTGACGAAATGA